Sequence from the Miscanthus floridulus cultivar M001 chromosome 16, ASM1932011v1, whole genome shotgun sequence genome:
CTCGCCCCAGCCTTCCCGCGGCAGCCGGCAGCCGGCAGCCTCCCCGCTCGCCCCCAAGCCTTGTCCCGGTAACTGAAGACTCTCAGCGGTAACCATGGCTGAGGAGTCGGTCTACTGCCCGGACTGCCACCGTACGACGGAGGTGGTGCTGGACCACGCTACCGGCGACACAATCTGCACCGAGTGCGCGCTCGTCCTGGAGGCGCACTACATCGACGAGGGCTCCGAGTGGCGCAACTTcgcggacgacggcggcggcgaggacagCGACCCGAGCCGCGTCGGTGGGCCCAACGACCCGTTCCTCTCCAACGCGCCGCTCGTCACCCGCATCGCCTACGCCCGCCCGCAGAAGACGCACGGCGAGGGCGGCCACGCGCTTCCAAGAGTGCGGGtcagcgccggcggcggcggcgcggaccACGAGCAGACGCTGGTGGATGCGTTCCACGCCATCGCTGACATGGCGGACCGCCTCGGCCTCGTCGCCACCATCCGGGACCGCGCGAAGGACGTCTACAAGAGGCTGGACGAGGCCAAGGCGTGCCCCACGAGGGGCAAGAAGAGGGACGTGTTCTACGCCGCGTGCCTCTACGTCGCGTGCCGCAACGAGGGCAAGCCGCGGACGTACAAGGAGCTGGCCACGGtcaccgccgccggcgccgccgccaagAAGGAGATCGGCAAGATGACCACGCTCATCAAGAAGGTGCTCGGGGAGGAGGCCGGGCAGGTGATGGACATCGGCGTCGTCCGCGCCGCCGACTACATGCGCCTCTTCTGCTCCCGGCTCGGGATGGGCAACCAGGAGATGCGCGCCGCGCAGGAGGCCGCGCGGAGGCTCGAGAACGGCCTCGACGTGCGGCGCAACCCCGAGTCCATCGCGGCCGCCATTAGCTACATGGTCGTACAGCGCGCCGGTGCCGGCAAGACCGTCCGCGACGTGTCCATGGCCACCGGCGTCGCCGAGGCCACCATCAAGGAGGCGCACAAGGACCTCACCCCGCACGCGGACATGCTCTTTGCCTAGAAGGCGCGTGTCCTTTTGGATGCGTTTGCTGGCGATCTTGGCATGTCGGCCGACGGCCGTGTTCTTGGTTCTTGGCATCATGGCGCATATTTTTTACATGTCCGTGTTCCTAGCAACGAGAACGTGTGCGTGAACTTGTGAACTGTTAAGTTTCTGTTGGACTTCGATTCTAAGTACCATTCATTCGTGAATCCGTGCTTTGATTCGAGTGAATCCAAATTCATGGACCGATCATCTGAGATGCTTGCTGAATGCCAAGTGATCACGATTCATGAATGACTTCGTGATGTACGTAACTCATGCATGTCTTGGCAGCATGGATGCAAAACGGGAAGCTTGTTCTTGTGGGAATCTGACGAATTGATGTCCAGGATGATGCATGTCTGGCATGGCATTGAGGGAAGTTACTCGACTAGTACTACACCGAGTTAGTACTTGACATGCATATCAATCCATTGAAAGGAACTGGCAGGGGTTGCTGCTGCACTGATGTTATTAAGCCACGTTAGTTGGTGTGGCTACTGCTGCATTGTTGGCCTGACTGTTCTCACATTACAGTGTCTGTGATGAATTGATATCACAGTGCTACTGCTCTTCGATAGACCTGCTCATGGCCCAGGCCAGGGCTGGAAAGGCCTGGCTAGAATTTTGACCAAATTCCTgtcaaaaaaatattttaataaaagaaAACTCCTTTCCAAAACATATATTAATAAAGACTAATGTGACAGGGCTCTGCTCGGGTTCTACTTAGAGCAGCTTCTACGATGAAGCTAAAATCGTTTTGTGTTAAGTATGAGGAGCCTGCAAAAGCCATGAGGGAAGCCATATTTTTGGGGCTCCAGCATGCTAACAAAACAATTTTGGTTTATCTGGACTCCTTGCAAGGAGTCGttttttaatgcatgtttagcaCGGCTCCACGAAAAGAGCTCTAAGAAGCCGGAGCCGTGACAAAGAAACCCTAAATAATGCAATGTATgcataataatttaaatttacATCCTTTGTTATGTGGGGCTAAACATTAGAAGATAAGTACTTTCTTTGTCCTGTAATATAAGTGTATTTTATAGATTTTAGGATGGATTAAAAGAGAACACAAAAGAtgtatgtatttttattttatctTATAATCGGTCGCTATCGTTAACATCATAATGGTGATTGATCGATAAATGACAAGTAGCAATATAATATTTACcaaatggaaaaagtctacataaccccctgACATATACAGGATGATCTACATAACCCCTGAACTATAAAACCAGGTATTGTACACATTAAACTTCGCAAAGCAAGGCAAATAACCCCTGTAGTGGTTTTGCTAAGTGGTTTTGCATATGTGGCATTCCACGCTGGCATGTCTTTGATGACGTGGTGTccaggcccacctatcagcccacACTACCGCTGCTCCACGCACCACGACGCCGACCGCACGCACGCGGTGCTGCTGTCCCTACTGTGGATGCGCCATGTCCTGgcactcgccactgcaccgccgccgccagtCATGCGCACACGTCGTTCCTGTCCTCGCCGCTTGCGCTCGTCATCGTCTTCTGCTTGCGCACGCGTTGCTCCTGTCCAATTCCTCTGGGCAGCGGACGGCCTCAGAGCCGGCAGCAAGCTTCGGCGGCGATGACGATTGGCCGGGACGGAGCTGCAGGCGCATGGCTTCTAACAGACAGCCACTAGCCCACTACCATTCATGTCGTCTACGTGTACTCTCTCCAAAGCGCATATTATACGTAGCCTATACGTAGTGGCGGATGCAGAACAGACTTAAAGGGGCtgatttcttcttcttcctctctctctatttttctttttgtcttcacctcttcttcttcctcacccTCCCCATTACTAGTAGAAACGGGCTTTACTTCCGGTtggaaaaccccttcagtcccggtttctcaACCGAGAGCACGAATCCggaactaaagggcccctcctttagtcccggcttctcgCCCGGGATTAAAGGTgcgg
This genomic interval carries:
- the LOC136510060 gene encoding transcription initiation factor IIB-like is translated as MHTSTVTMAEESVYCPDCHRTTEVVLDHATGDTICTECALVLEAHYIDEGSEWRNFADDGGGEDSDPSRVGGPNDPFLSNAPLVTRIAYARPQKTHGEGGHALPRVRVSAGGGGADHEQTLVDAFHAIADMADRLGLVATIRDRAKDVYKRLDEAKACPTRGKKRDVFYAACLYVACRNEGKPRTYKELATVTAAGAAAKKEIGKMTTLIKKVLGEEAGQVMDIGVVRAADYMRLFCSRLGMGNQEMRAAQEAARRLENGLDVRRNPESIAAAISYMVVQRAGAGKTVRDVSMATGVAEATIKEAHKDLTPHADMLFA